One Paramormyrops kingsleyae isolate MSU_618 unplaced genomic scaffold, PKINGS_0.4 ups57, whole genome shotgun sequence DNA window includes the following coding sequences:
- the LOC140586426 gene encoding uncharacterized protein: protein METPAKKMRMDTDVVSGYIHSISALKFTTKNRGFFNAVLQTGREEFHDVTIFSPRKRALFSQASDNGTAIRLTHVRKALSFKGTSDFDVMGNQLTELSVTKVTFPFRKPAAPVRQTLVDVTALPAGKKVPLVKAKVVAASLQKTVSIRGSDKEVKRFTVFDGTAQMSLCVWERLIHDVEVDSSYVFTELSTRVFEGKVELTTTVESMIEKICDLDVGDADAVQEEESVVTVKASICGAEIKASLKCALCGSRQDTWDSQSRFARCQSCRMLQKSGAFSKVLRGTLKVKNDDGADYTLTVGHCTLVDYLKRRNITSLMDKEEAIEEHLLFEECLQFSFDDECNVSSIVDIADSAVPSSS from the exons ATGGAGACTCCAGCGAAGAAAATGAGGATGGACACAGACGTAGTCAGTGGCTATATCCACTCTATCTCAGCATTAAAATTCACCACTAAAAACAgaggtttttttaatgctgtactACAGACTGGACGTGAAGAATTTCACGATGTGACCATCTTCAGTCCGAGAAAGCGTGCGCTGTTCAGCCAAGCTTCAGATAATGGCACGGCAATACGCCTGACACATGTCAGAAAGGCTTTGA gttTTAAAGGCACGTCTGACTTCGACGTGATGGGGAACCAGTTGACCGAGCTGTCTGTAACGAAGGTGACGTTTCCTTTTCGGAAACCTGCAGCACCCGTTAGGCAGACACTGGTTGATGTCACAGCTCTGCCGGCAGGCAAGAAG GTGCCTTTGGTGAAAGCCAAGGTCGTGGCAGCGTCATTGCAGAAAACTGTAAGCATTAGAGGCAGCGACAAAGaggtgaagagattcacagTCTTTGATGGAACTGCCCAGATGAGTCTTTGCGTTTGGGAGAGACTGATCCATGACGTGGAGGTTGACTCATCTTACGTCTTTACGGAGCTTTCGACTAGAGTTTTTGAAGGGAAAGTGGAACTAACAACAACCGTAGAGAGCATGATTGAGAAGATCTGCGATTTGgatgtgggagacgcggacgctGTACAAGAAGAGGAATCGGTTGTGACGGTGAAGGCTTCCATATGTGGAGCTGAGATTAAGGCAAGCCTgaagtgtgccctgtgtggaAGCCGGCAGGATACTTGGGACAGCCAGAGCAGGTTTGCACGATGCCAGAGCTGCAGGATGCTGCAGAAATCGGGggcattttcaaaagtattacgcggaactttaaaagtgaaaaatgatgaCGGCGCAGATTATACATTGACTGTCGGACACTGTACTCTGGTGGACTATTTAAAACGACGGAATATAACATCATTAATGGACAAAGAGGAAGCTATTGAAGAGCATCTTCTTTTTGAGGAATGCCTTCAGTTCTCTTTTGACGACGAATGCAACGTTTCTTCTATTGTAGACATTGCAGATAGCGCAGTCCCTTCGTCTAGCTAG